The Orcinus orca chromosome 16, mOrcOrc1.1, whole genome shotgun sequence genome includes a window with the following:
- the MYL9 gene encoding myosin regulatory light polypeptide 9 — protein sequence MSSKRAKAKTTKKRPQRATSNVFAMFDQSQIQEFKEAFNMIDQNRDGFIDKEDLHDMLASLGKNPTDEYLEGMMSEAPGPINFTMFLTMFGEKLNGTDPEDVIRNAFACFDEEASGFIHEDHLRELLTTMGDRFTDEEVDEMYREAPIDKKGNFNYVEFTRILKHGAKDKDD from the exons ATGTCCAGTAAACGGGCCAAGGCCAAGACCACCAAGAAGCGGCCACAGCGGGCCACATCCAACGTCTTCGCGATGTTTGACCAGTCCCAGATCCAGGAGTTTAAGGAGGCCTTCAACATGATTGACCAGAACCGAGATGGCTTCATTGACAAGGAGGACTTGCATGACATGCTGGCCTCGCTGG GGAAGAACCCCACGGACGAGTACCTGGAGGGCATGATGAGCGAGGCCCCGGGGCCCATCAACTTCACGATGTTCCTCACTATGTTTGGGGAGAAGCTGAACGGCACGGACCCCGAGGACGTGATCCGCAACGCCTTCGCCTGCTTCGACGAGGAGGCCTCAG gTTTCATCCACGAGGACCACCTCCGGGAGCTGCTCACCACCATGGGCGACCGCTTCACAGACGAGGAAGTGGATGAGATGTACCGCGAGGCGCCCATTGATAAGAAAGGCAACTTCAACTACGTGGAGTTCACCCGCATCCTCAAACATGGCGCCAAGGACAAAGACGACTAG